A genomic segment from Nicotiana tabacum cultivar K326 chromosome 9, ASM71507v2, whole genome shotgun sequence encodes:
- the LOC107782704 gene encoding peptidyl-prolyl cis-trans isomerase CYP23: MCRDKRVSIFIAYIALLCLASNATYAFEPEFGSTRVVFQTNYGDIEFGFYPSVAPKTVEHIFKLVRLGCYNTNHFFRVDKGFVAQVADVVGGRSAPMNEEQRAEAEKTVVGELSEVKHVRGILSMGRYDDPDSGTSSFSMLLGDAPHLDGKYAIFGKVTKGDETLRKLEQLPTRREGIFVMPTERITIQSTYYYDTNMKTCEEERSLLKRRLSAAAVEIERQRMKCFP; encoded by the exons ATGTGTAGAGACAAAAGGGTCTCGATTTTCATTGCCTACATAGCCCTTCTCTGCTTGGCTTCAAACGCTACCTATGCATTTGAACCAGAATTCGGGTCGACCCGCGTTGTCTTTCAG ACAAATTATGGAGATATTGAATTTGGTTTCTACCCTAGTGTTGCACCAAAGACAGTTGAGCACATCTTCAAGCTAGTGCGCTTGGGATGCTACAATACCAATCACTTCTTTCGG GTTGATAAGGGTTTTGTTGCCCAAGTGGCTGATGTTGTTGGGGGGAGGAGTGCACCTATGAATGAAGAACAAAGGGCAGAAGCTGAAAAAACTGTTGTCGGTGAACTTAGTGAAGTGAAACATGTGAGAGGGATCCTTTCAATGGGAAG GtatgatgatcctgatagtggTACGTCATCATTTTCAATGCTCCTTGGAGATGCACCTCACCTTGACGGCAAG TATGCAATATTTGGCAAAGTCACAAAAGGAGATGAAACATTGAGAAAGCTTGAGCAATTACCTACTAGACGTGAAGGGATCTTTGTAATG CCAACTGAACGCATCACAATTCAATCAACATATTATTATG ACACCAACATGAAAACTTGTGAAGAAGAGAGGTCGTTGCTAAAAAGAAGACTTTCTGCAGCTGCTGTTGAAATAGAAAGACAG AGGATGAAATGCTTTCCTTGA
- the LOC107782706 gene encoding homeobox-leucine zipper protein ATHB-13 isoform X1 has product MTCTKEMAFFPPNFMLLTPHQSDHQDFQGVGSIFLGKRTMSFSGMEANNNCEENHEEEDLCDDGLHEAAREKKIRRLNMEQVKTLEKNFELGNKLEPERKMQLARALGLQPKQIAIWFQNRRARWKTKQLEKDYDVLKRQLEAVKAENDSLLAHNQKLHAKIMALKSGEQPTELSINLNKETEGSSSENSSEKMKLDSTMTAAAIDGPLILVSTAHQPITRGSRLLFPPPVRPNGVAQLFQRQQVLQSDMKLMDQTVKQETLSNMFVDDQSPGFWPWLEQPHFN; this is encoded by the exons ATGACTTGCACTAAGGAAATGGCTTTTTTCCCTCCCAATTTCATGCTACTTACTCCTCACCAAAGTGACCATCAAGACTTCCAAG GTGTTGGTTCAATATTTCTAGGGAAAAGAACCATGTCATTTAGTGGGATGGAGGCTAATAATAACTGTGAGGAAAATCATGAAGAGGAAGATTTATGTGATGATGGTTTACATGAGGCAGCCAGGGAGAAGAAAATTAGAAGGCTTAATATGGAACAAGTGAAGACACTTGAGAAGAACTTTGAGTTAGGGAATAAACTTGAGCCAGAGAGGAAAATGCAGTTGGCTAGAGCTCTTGGCTTACAACCAAAGCAGATTGCCATTTGGTTCCAAAATAGGAGGGCAAGATGGAAAACCAAGCAATTGGAGAAAGACTATGATGTTCTCAAGAGACAGCTTGAAGCTGTCAAGGCAGAAAATGATTCCCTCTTAGCTCACAATCAGAAGCTTCATGCAAAG ATAATGGCACTAAAAAGTGGAGAGCAGCCAACAGAATTATCAATCAACTTGAACAAGGAAACAGAAGGTTCAAGCAGTGAAAATAGCTCAGAAAAGATGAAGCTAGATAGCACAATGACAGCTGCAGCCATTGACGGCCCATTAATATTAGTATCCACTGCTCATCAGCCAATTACTAGGGGCAGCAGACTCTTGTTCCCACCCCCGGTGAGGCCTAATGGGGTAGCACAGCTCTTCCAAAGACAACAAGTGCTACAGAGCGATATGAAATTAATGGACCAAACTGTCAAACAAGAAACTTTATCCAATATGTTTGTCGATGACCAATCACCTGGATTTTGGCCATGGCTCGAGCAAccacattttaattaa
- the LOC107782706 gene encoding homeobox-leucine zipper protein ATHB-13 isoform X2: MSFSGMEANNNCEENHEEEDLCDDGLHEAAREKKIRRLNMEQVKTLEKNFELGNKLEPERKMQLARALGLQPKQIAIWFQNRRARWKTKQLEKDYDVLKRQLEAVKAENDSLLAHNQKLHAKIMALKSGEQPTELSINLNKETEGSSSENSSEKMKLDSTMTAAAIDGPLILVSTAHQPITRGSRLLFPPPVRPNGVAQLFQRQQVLQSDMKLMDQTVKQETLSNMFVDDQSPGFWPWLEQPHFN, translated from the exons ATGTCATTTAGTGGGATGGAGGCTAATAATAACTGTGAGGAAAATCATGAAGAGGAAGATTTATGTGATGATGGTTTACATGAGGCAGCCAGGGAGAAGAAAATTAGAAGGCTTAATATGGAACAAGTGAAGACACTTGAGAAGAACTTTGAGTTAGGGAATAAACTTGAGCCAGAGAGGAAAATGCAGTTGGCTAGAGCTCTTGGCTTACAACCAAAGCAGATTGCCATTTGGTTCCAAAATAGGAGGGCAAGATGGAAAACCAAGCAATTGGAGAAAGACTATGATGTTCTCAAGAGACAGCTTGAAGCTGTCAAGGCAGAAAATGATTCCCTCTTAGCTCACAATCAGAAGCTTCATGCAAAG ATAATGGCACTAAAAAGTGGAGAGCAGCCAACAGAATTATCAATCAACTTGAACAAGGAAACAGAAGGTTCAAGCAGTGAAAATAGCTCAGAAAAGATGAAGCTAGATAGCACAATGACAGCTGCAGCCATTGACGGCCCATTAATATTAGTATCCACTGCTCATCAGCCAATTACTAGGGGCAGCAGACTCTTGTTCCCACCCCCGGTGAGGCCTAATGGGGTAGCACAGCTCTTCCAAAGACAACAAGTGCTACAGAGCGATATGAAATTAATGGACCAAACTGTCAAACAAGAAACTTTATCCAATATGTTTGTCGATGACCAATCACCTGGATTTTGGCCATGGCTCGAGCAAccacattttaattaa